One Cucumis sativus cultivar 9930 chromosome 1, Cucumber_9930_V3, whole genome shotgun sequence DNA segment encodes these proteins:
- the LOC101212625 gene encoding apoptosis-inducing factor 2 gives MDVHGGGNLRRVAVVGGGIAGSLVAKSLQFFAHITLIDPKEYLEIPYGSLRSMVEPCFAERMLINHSHYFSNGRLITSPAVGVTESQVLVADGRNVDFDFVVVATGHHDPSLPITRTHRLHQYTAENERIRRAESILIIGGGPTGIELAGEITTEFPDKAITLVHDGPRVLEFMGPKASEKALRWLISKRVNVKLEQTIDVNDMWDGNKSFRSSKGEIIIADCHFVCTGKAVASSWLQKSILKKSLDTNGRLMVDAYLRVKGQHNIFAIGDITDIRESKQGESAKRQAKVAAKNLKMLMVGKEGKMERYVARTPTTAMVSLGRKQAVAQFSITTISGILPAFIKSRDLFVGNTRKKLGLHPTLLD, from the exons ATGGACGTACATGGAGGTGGCAACCTACGTCGGGTGGCGGTGGTCGGTGGTGGCATCGCCGGGTCTCTAGTGGCCAAATCCCTCCAATTCTTTGCTCACATCACTCTCATTGATCC AAAAGAGTATTTGGAGATTCCTTATGGAAGCTTGAGATCAATGGTGGAGCCTTGTTTTGCAGAAAGAATGTTGATTAATCATTCTCATTACTTTAGTAATGGACGTTTGATAACTTCCCCTGCCGTCGGTGTAACCGAATCCCAAGTGTTAGTTGCAGATGGACGAAATGTGgactttgattttgttgttgtcGCCACAGGCCACCATGATCCTTCCCTTCCAATAACAAGGACTCACCGTCTTCATCAATACACAGCTG aaaatgaaagaatcaGAAGAGCGGAGTCCATATTAATTATCGGAGGTGGACCAACGGGCATCGAACTGGCCGGAGAGATCACAACAGAGTTTCCGGACAAAGCGATCACTCTAGTCCACGATGGACCAAGGGTGTTGGAATTCATGGGTCCAAAGGCATCAGAGAAGGCTTTGAGATGGCTGATTTCCAAAAGGGTGAATGTAAAATTGGAACAAACAATTGATGTAAACGACATGTGGGATGGAAACAAGAGCTTTAGAAGTTCAAAGGGTGAGATTATTATAGCCGATTGCCATTTTGTATGCACTGGAAAAGCAGTAGCATCGTCTTGGCTTCAAAAAAGCATATTGAAAAAGAGTTTAGATACGAATGGAAGATTGATGGTGGATGCATATTTGAGAGTTAAAGGCCAGCATAATATCTTTGCCATTGGAGACATCACTGACATTAGA GAAAGTAAGCAAGGGGAATCAGCAAAGAGACAAGCAAAGGTGGCTGCAAAGAACTTGAAAATGTTAATGGTTGGAAAAGAAGGTAAAATGGAGAGATACGTAGCTCGAACTCCAACCACAGCCATGGTTTCTTTAGGGAGGAAACAAGCTGTGGCTCAGTTTTCTATCACAACTATCTCAGGAATTTTGCCTGCTTTTATCAAATCTAGAGATCTCTTTGTTGGTAACACAAGGAAGAAATTAGGCCTACACCCTACTTTActtgattaa